One window of the Pempheris klunzingeri isolate RE-2024b chromosome 10, fPemKlu1.hap1, whole genome shotgun sequence genome contains the following:
- the mettl21cb gene encoding S-adenosylmethionine-dependent methyltransferase domain-containing protein, producing the protein MERLSTVQQQQPGQKKQEEEQDGKLQVDQEITDEALTDQKVMAGEALDRRNIWEPSVYYALGKESFHFAGHDISIRESMDTFGALIWPGAIALCQFLENNQQQVNLMDKAVLEIGAGTGLLSIVASLLGAWVTATDLPDILSNLTFNLLRNTKGRSRYTPQVAALTWGQALERDFPYPSYSYDYVLAADVVYHHDCLDKLQETMRHFCRPGSRTTLLWANKMRFQSDLRFTETFKRSFNTTLLAEFPQQEVRIYKATAKETS; encoded by the exons ATGGAGAGATTATCCACAGTCCAACAGCAGCAACCTGGACAGAAAAAGCAGGAGGAAGAACAGGATGGGAAACTGCAAGTGGACCAAGAGATCACAGATGAAG CGTTAACAGACCAAAAAGTGATGGCAGGAGAGGCTTTGGACAGGAGGAACATCTGGGAGCCGAGTGTTTACTACGCGCTGGGGAAGGAGTCTTTTCATTTTGCTGGTCATGACATCAGCATCCGCGAGTCTATGGATACCTTCGGTGCTCTGATCTGGCCAGGG GCGATAGCTTTGTGCCAGTTCTTGGAGAATAACCAGCAACAAGTGAACCTGATGGACAAAGCAGTGCTGGAGATTGGAGCTGGAACTGGTTTGCTGTCAATAGTGGCCAGTCTGCTTG GTGCTTGGGTGACAGCTACTGACCTGCCAGACATCTTGTCTAATCtgacctttaaccttctgcGGAACACCAAGGGCCGGTCCCGCTACACCCCTCAGGTGGCTGCTCTTACCTGGGGTCAGGCCCTGGAGCGAGACTTTCCCTACCCGTCCTACAGCTACGACTACGTGCTCGCAGCTGACGTGGTCTATCATCACGACTGTCTTGACAAACTGCAGGAAACCATGCGTCACTTTTGCCGACCAGGAAGTCGAACGACGCTGCTGTGGGCCAACAAGATGCGGTTCCAGTCAGACTTGAGGTTCACGGAGACCTTTAAGAGAAGTTTCAACACCACGCTGCTCGCAGAGTTCCCACAGCAGGAGGTGCGGATATACAAGGCCACAGCGAAGGAGACTTCCTGA
- the LOC139208830 gene encoding transcription factor Dp-1-like, with protein sequence MAKDAGLIETNGELKVFIDQNLSPSKGVLSLVTVQPTVAPVAKQLLPKTLGPSNVNVAAHMQHVPHMVIGTPQRPTVSNTILVNSPHTPSSQFLTQSQPSDASPWSSGKRGKKGEKNGKGLRHFSMKVCEKVQKKGVTTYNEVADELVAEFSSSDNHMSPNDSHVYDQKNIRRRVYDALNVLMAMNIISKEKKEIKWIGLPTNSAQECQNLEVERQRRLERIKQKQSQLQELILQQIAFKNLVQRNRQTEQQANRPPPPNSIIHLPFIIVNTSKKTVIDCSISNDKFEYLFNFDSMFEIHDDIEVLKRMGMACGLEVGKCSPEDLKVARSLVPKALEPYVIEMAKGPISNVYITGGSSANGARYPASDGCIDGTMASSSNDSHYSGSRVETPVSYMGDDDDEDEYDENDDED encoded by the exons ATGGCTAAAGAT GCCGGTCTGATTGAAACAAATGGAGAGCTGAAGGTTTTCATTGATCAGAATCTGAGCCCTAGCAAAG GTGTCCTATCTTTGGTTACTGTCCAGCCTACAGTTGCCCCTGTGGCCAAACAGCTACTACCGAAAACTCTTGGGCCATCCAACGTGAACGTTGCTGCACACATGCAACATGTGCCGCACATG GTAATTGGAACCCCTCAGAGACCTACGGTATCTAATACCATTTTGGTAAACAGTCCACACACACCCAGTTCTCAGTTCCTCACTCAGAGTCAACCGTCCGACGCCTCTCCTTGGTCATCAGG AAAACGTGGTAAGAAAGGGGAAAAGAACGGAAAGGGCTTGAGGCATTTCTCCATGAAAGTGTGTGAGAAGGTGCAGAAGAAAGGAGTAACCACCTACAATGAAGTGGCAGATGAACTGGTTGCAGAATTCAGCTCTTCAGACAACCACATGTCGCCCAATGACTCG CATGTGTACGACCAGAAGAACATTCGGCGGCGTGTGTACGATGCACTTAATGTGCTCATGGCCATGAACATTATCTctaaagagaagaaagaaatcaaatgGATTGGCCTTCCCACCAACTCAGCGCAAGAGTGCCAAAACTTAGAG GTGGAGAGACAAAGACGGCTGGAGAGGATTAAGCAGAAACAATCACAGCTCCAGGAGCTCATACTGCAG CAAATAGCTTTTAAGAACCTGGTTCAGcggaacagacagacagagcagcaggcaAACAGACCACCACCACCCAACTCCATCATCCACCTTCCCTTCATTATTGTCAACACCAGCAAGAAAACTGTCATCGACTGCAGCATCTCGAATGACAA GTTCGAGTATTTGTTCAATTTCGACAGCATGTTTGAGATCCACGATGACATCGAGGTGCTGAAACGCATGGGCATGGCCTGCGGTTTGGAGGTGGGAAAGTGCTCTCCAGAGGACCTGAAGGTTGCACGCAGCCTGGTGCCCAAAGCTCTGGAGCCCTACGTTATAG aGATGGCAAAGGGTCCCATCAGTAATGTCTACATCACCGGAGGATCCTCTGCCAATGGAGCCCGTTACCCTGCAAG TGATGGCTGCATTGATGGCACCATGGCCTCCAGCTCGAATGACTCTCACTACAGCGGGTCTCGCGTGGAGACTCCAGTGTCTTATATGGGGGACGACGATGACGAGGACGAGTACGATGAGAACGATGATGAAGACTAA
- the LOC139208287 gene encoding rhodopsin kinase GRK1-like produces the protein MDIGALNTVVANSAYINARGSIDGSNPAAARDKKYHARLKLPHITVCESLEETADLSFDTVCVEQPIGKRLFREFLDINKEYHGACRLWKDIEDYDLAEDSDRAKKASKIVQRYMDTSAKHYCPFLPEDIVTKVKEGQEAAGDNLFTAALATTLDYLREAPYTFFRESMYLKRYLQWKWLEMQPMDDDWFLDFRVLGKGGFGEVSACQMKATGKLYACKKLNKKRLKKRKGYEGAMVEKRILEKVHSRFIVSLAYAFQTKDELCLVMTIMNGGDLKYHIYLVDENNPGFSESRACFYTAQIIQGMEHLHQKRIIYRDLKPENVLLDNDGNVRISDLGLAVELKEGKTMTKGYAGTPGYMPPEMLKGEKYDTCVDYFTLGVTLYEFMAAKNPFRNRGEKIEREEMKERMLTRTVEYPDNFSEHAKTLCEGLLARDVEKRMGFKNNCCDEIRAHPFFNDINWRKLNAGILPPPFVPDPKVVYAKSLDDVGAFSSVKGIAFEDQDKTFFDEFSSGNIPIPWQEEMIDMGIYGELNIWGPEGSLPNDLRRESILEQPKSSTCCIS, from the exons ATGGATATTGGAGCACTGAACACAGTGGTAGCAAATTCTGCTTACATCAATGCCCGTGGAAGCATCGATGGCTCTAATCCAGCAGCAGCTCGGGATAAGAAGTACCATGCTCGCCTCAAACTACCCcacatcactgtgtgtgagagcctgGAGGAGACCGCGGATTTGTCCTTTGACACAGTCTGCGTGGAACAGCCGATAGGCAAACGTCTCTTTAGGGAATTCTTGGATATAAATAAAGAGTACCATGGGGCTTGCCGTTTGTGGAAAGACATCGAGGACTATGACCTGGCGGAGGATTCTGACCGGGCAAAGAAGGCCTCAAAGATTGTCCAGCGTTACATGGATACCTCTGCCAAACACTACTGCCCGTTCCTGCCTGAGGACATCGTAACCAAGGTGAAGGAAGGCCAGGAAGCTGCAGGCGATAACTTATTTACTGCAGCATTGGCCACAACGTTGGACTATCTGCGAGAGGCCCCCTACACTTTCTTCCGGGAGAGCATGTATCTGAAGAGGTACCTGCAGTGGAAGTGGCTTGAGATGCAGCCCATGGATGATGACTGGTTCCTAGACTTCCGAGTGCTGGGGAAAGGTGGGTTTGGGGAGGTGTCTGCCTGTCAGATGAAAGCCACAGGAAAACTGTACGCCTGTAAGAAACTCAACAAGAAGAGgctgaagaagaggaaaggaTATGAG GGGGCGATGGTGGAGAAGaggatcctggagaaagttcACAGTCGCTTCATTGTGTCATTGGCGTACGCCTTCCAGACAAAGGACGAACTTTGTCTGGTCATGACCATCATGAATGGAGGAGACCTCAA GTACCACATCTACCTGGTGGATGAGAACAATCCAGGGTTTTCAGAGTCCAGAGCCTGTTTTTACACTGCTCAGATCATCCAAGGCATGGAGCATCTGCACCAGAAAAGAATCATCTACAGAGATCTCAAACCTGAAAATGTGCTGCTAGATAATGATG GGAATGTGCGTATTTCTGACCTGGGTCTTGCTGTGGAACTAAAAGAAGGCAAAACAATGACCAAGGGTTATGCTGGGACACCAG GGTACATGCCCCCAGAGATGCTGAAAGGAGAGAAGTACGACACTTGCGTTGACTACTTTACTCTGGGAGTGACACTGTACGAGTTCATGGCTGCAAAGAACCCGTTCAGAAACAGGGGCGAAAAG ATTGAACGTGAGGAGATGAAAGAGCGCATGCTGACCCGGACTGTGGAGTATCCAGACAATTTCAGCGAGCACGCCAAGACGCTCTGTGAGGGGCTGCTGGCCAGAGATGTCGAAAAGAGGATGGGTTTTAAGAACAACTGCTGTGATGAGATCAGAGCTCACCCATTCTTCAATGACATCAACTGGAGGAAACTGAATGCAG GTATTCTGCCTCCTCCTTTTGTCCCTGACCCTAAAGTGGTGTATGCAAAAAGTCTGGATGACGTCGGGGCTTTCTCCTCGGTGAAGGGAATCGCCTTTGAGGATCAGGACAAGACCTTTTTTGACGAGTTTTCCTCAGGCAACATCCCCATCCCCTGGCAAGAGGAGATGATCGACATGGGCATTTACGGAGAGCTCAACATTTGGGGTCCTGAAGGCAGCCTCCCAAACGACCTCCGCAGGGAGTCCATTCTAGAGCAGCCAAAGTCATCAACCTGCTGCATATCGTAG